One window of the Rubrobacter calidifluminis genome contains the following:
- a CDS encoding PaaI family thioesterase, with the protein MPPSDLPDPGGAARALGIELQEASRERAIASMDIGERHLGPDGALDWGALVSLSWAAARAGACFNRSPSRATRPSGLDARHPRPARAGQTLTATATPRYVGLDRQLWEVEVRDEGGSLVCACRCDFGPEPGQTR; encoded by the coding sequence ATGCCCCCCTCTGATCTCCCGGACCCCGGCGGCGCCGCCCGCGCGCTCGGCATAGAGCTGCAGGAGGCCTCGCGGGAGCGGGCCATAGCCTCGATGGACATCGGGGAGCGTCACCTCGGACCCGACGGCGCACTCGACTGGGGTGCCCTGGTCTCGCTCTCCTGGGCCGCCGCCCGCGCCGGTGCCTGCTTCAACCGCTCCCCGAGCCGCGCCACACGTCCATCCGGACTCGACGCCCGCCACCCCCGTCCGGCCCGCGCCGGGCAGACCCTCACCGCCACCGCCACCCCGCGCTACGTCGGGCTCGATCGCCAGCTCTGGGAGGTCGAGGTGAGAGACGAGGGAGGCTCCCTGGTCTGTGCCTGCCGCTGCGACTTCGGCCCCGAGCCCGGGCAGACGCGTTAG
- a CDS encoding HAL/PAL/TAL family ammonia-lyase, which produces MRDVVHGSGLRLELDGRSLTIDDVVAFARREGEAVCTLSDDAWERVEASCALKRELIGREVPIYGVTTGFGDSAHRQISPQKAARLQQNMLRFLGCGTGPIAPTEVTRAMMLLRANCLARGNSGVRPEVVERLLLYLNEDILPLVPERGSCGASGDLIPLSYLGAALVGEEDVLYEGEVRPSREVLADLGLEPLELEAKEGLALTNGTSFITAIAALAVRDAEELALVSDLCTAMASEALLGNRGHFNAFIHENKPHPGQKESAHIISSLLADSHLALDSEEIFATDGLGGREFLELERQVQDRYSIRCAPYVSGALRDTLDWVRRWVEIEMNSSDDNPLFDAEGGRVQSGGNFYAGHMAQAMDSLKVALANLCDLMDRQLELLVDEKFNAGLTPNLIPYFDEDSPEAGLHHGFKGMQLCSSAMTAEAMKLSAPASVHSRSTECHNQDKVSMGAIAARDARSIVELTQNIASIHLIAACQALELRGEEKASPKTRRALELVRSRVPFLEADRRMDQDIEEAAEIIRSGALSEVVSG; this is translated from the coding sequence ATGAGAGACGTCGTGCACGGCAGCGGTCTCAGGCTGGAGCTGGACGGCCGTTCGCTCACGATAGACGATGTGGTGGCCTTCGCCCGCCGCGAGGGTGAGGCGGTATGCACCCTATCCGACGATGCGTGGGAGAGGGTAGAGGCTTCGTGTGCGCTGAAGCGGGAGTTGATCGGGCGCGAGGTGCCCATCTACGGCGTGACGACCGGCTTCGGAGACAGCGCGCACCGGCAGATCTCGCCGCAGAAAGCCGCCCGGCTGCAGCAGAACATGCTCCGGTTCCTCGGCTGCGGGACGGGGCCCATCGCGCCCACCGAGGTGACGCGGGCGATGATGCTCCTCCGGGCCAACTGTCTGGCCCGGGGCAACTCCGGGGTCAGGCCGGAGGTCGTCGAGCGGCTGCTCCTCTACCTCAACGAAGACATCCTGCCGCTCGTGCCCGAGAGGGGTTCCTGCGGGGCGAGCGGGGATCTCATCCCGCTCTCCTACCTCGGGGCCGCGCTCGTCGGGGAGGAAGACGTCCTCTACGAGGGAGAGGTCAGGCCCTCGCGCGAGGTGCTCGCGGATCTCGGCCTCGAGCCGCTCGAGCTCGAGGCCAAGGAGGGGCTCGCGCTCACCAACGGAACCTCCTTCATAACCGCCATCGCGGCGCTCGCCGTCCGGGACGCCGAAGAGCTCGCCCTCGTCTCCGACCTGTGCACCGCGATGGCCTCCGAGGCCCTGCTCGGCAACAGGGGACACTTCAACGCCTTCATCCACGAGAACAAGCCTCACCCCGGGCAGAAGGAGAGCGCCCACATCATAAGCTCCCTGCTCGCCGACTCCCACCTCGCGCTCGACTCCGAGGAGATCTTCGCCACGGACGGGCTCGGGGGAAGGGAGTTCCTCGAGCTCGAGCGCCAGGTGCAGGACCGCTACTCGATCCGCTGCGCACCCTACGTCTCGGGCGCGCTGCGCGACACCCTCGATTGGGTCAGGCGCTGGGTCGAGATCGAGATGAACTCCTCGGACGACAACCCGCTCTTCGACGCCGAAGGTGGCCGGGTGCAGAGCGGCGGCAACTTCTACGCCGGGCACATGGCTCAGGCGATGGACTCGCTCAAGGTCGCCCTCGCCAACCTCTGCGACCTGATGGACCGCCAGCTCGAACTGCTCGTCGACGAGAAGTTCAACGCGGGCCTCACCCCCAACCTCATCCCTTACTTCGACGAGGACAGCCCCGAGGCCGGACTCCACCACGGCTTCAAGGGCATGCAGCTGTGCTCCTCGGCGATGACCGCCGAAGCGATGAAGCTCTCCGCCCCCGCCAGTGTCCACTCCCGATCCACCGAGTGCCACAACCAGGACAAGGTGAGCATGGGCGCGATCGCCGCCCGCGACGCCCGCTCCATCGTGGAGTTGACGCAGAACATTGCGTCGATACACCTGATCGCCGCCTGCCAGGCCCTCGAGCTGCGCGGGGAGGAGAAGGCGAGCCCGAAGACCCGCCGCGCGCTCGAGCTGGTGCGCTCGCGGGTGCCTTTCCTGGAGGCCGACCGCAGGATGGACCAAGATATAGAGGAGGCCGCAGAGATCATCCGCTCCGGCGCGCTCTCTGAGGTGGTCTCCGGGTAA
- a CDS encoding thiolase family protein, with product MRFEKAFIPAGFCWSCPFARWQGPLAEVNSLDLAVRVTEKALAQRDLAPQEIGSIVLGWTIPQKEIFYGAPTLAARIGAPGVTGPMISQACATSVACIHAAASELEAGVEDLTLVVTTDRTSNGPTLFYPRPSAPGGSPEVENWVLDSFARDPWGGEAMYRTAENVAREEGISREELDEIAALRYEQYRRALENDRAFQRRYMVPVAVPEKRGDPTLVEEDFGVHPTTREGLARLKPVAEGGVVTYGTQTHPADGAAGAVLTTERRARELGRGEGLIRLLSTGFCRVEKARMPKAPVPAARAALKDAGISLAGVDAIKTHNPFAVNDAYFARGMGVGVEEMNRFGSSLVYGHPQGPTGMRLVAELIEELRMRGGGVGLFTGCAAGDTGAAVVLRVED from the coding sequence GTGAGGTTCGAGAAGGCGTTCATCCCGGCGGGTTTCTGCTGGTCTTGCCCCTTCGCCCGCTGGCAGGGACCGCTCGCCGAGGTGAACAGTTTGGATCTCGCCGTTCGGGTCACGGAGAAGGCGCTCGCACAGAGAGATCTCGCGCCGCAGGAAATCGGCTCCATCGTTTTGGGCTGGACCATCCCCCAGAAGGAGATCTTCTACGGCGCGCCCACGCTCGCCGCCCGCATCGGAGCACCGGGCGTGACGGGCCCGATGATCTCGCAGGCCTGCGCGACCTCGGTCGCCTGCATCCACGCCGCCGCGTCCGAACTCGAAGCGGGGGTGGAGGATCTCACGCTCGTCGTCACGACCGATCGCACCTCCAACGGCCCGACCCTCTTCTACCCCCGACCCTCCGCCCCCGGCGGCTCCCCCGAGGTGGAGAACTGGGTGCTCGACTCCTTCGCCAGAGACCCCTGGGGTGGGGAGGCGATGTACCGGACGGCAGAGAACGTCGCCAGGGAGGAGGGTATCTCGCGCGAGGAGCTCGACGAGATAGCCGCCCTGCGTTACGAGCAGTACCGGCGCGCGCTCGAGAACGACCGCGCGTTCCAGCGGCGCTACATGGTGCCGGTCGCCGTCCCCGAAAAGCGCGGTGATCCCACCCTCGTGGAAGAAGACTTCGGAGTCCATCCGACCACGCGGGAGGGGCTGGCCAGACTCAAGCCCGTGGCCGAAGGCGGCGTCGTCACCTACGGTACCCAGACCCACCCCGCCGACGGGGCGGCCGGGGCCGTACTGACGACGGAGCGGAGGGCGCGGGAGCTGGGAAGAGGGGAGGGGCTCATAAGGCTCCTCTCCACCGGCTTCTGCCGGGTGGAGAAGGCGAGGATGCCCAAGGCCCCGGTTCCAGCGGCGAGAGCGGCGCTGAAAGATGCCGGGATCTCCCTCGCAGGAGTGGACGCGATAAAGACCCACAACCCCTTCGCGGTCAACGACGCGTACTTCGCCAGAGGGATGGGGGTCGGGGTGGAGGAGATGAACCGCTTCGGCTCCAGCCTCGTCTACGGGCATCCGCAGGGACCGACGGGGATGCGGCTCGTGGCCGAGCTGATCGAAGAGCTCAGGATGAGGGGAGGAGGCGTGGGGCTGTTCACGGGGTGCGCCGCCGGTGACACGGGGGCGGCGGTGGTCCTGCGGGTCGAGGATTAG
- a CDS encoding MBL fold metallo-hydrolase, which translates to MSVPPSTLGTQPIGAASRVAGGVFQLKLPVPFPLRFISSYLIREEDGWTVIDPGFDYPPARRVWEEAAGDLGIDLDRDLSRIIVTHLHPDHLGLAGWLEALSGAPVWMLEGEIENAGRVWTSGDAAGLEGFLRRNGMDHDTARGVASLTGREVRMPQEIFALRPGDEVSLGEGSARVIHTPGHSDYHFMLFDEGSGLLLAGDHLLLRITPNIGLWPYTAAKPLGRYLASLRSLRGLGAKTVLPGHGPLFHDLDGRIDELLAHHAERLDVIYAAFEGRPATPFEISRRVFRKDLTAHEMRFALAETLAHLEYLEDEGRAVRLAEDDVVRYAPL; encoded by the coding sequence GTGAGCGTTCCTCCCTCCACCCTGGGTACCCAGCCGATAGGGGCGGCCTCGCGCGTCGCCGGGGGTGTCTTCCAGCTCAAGCTGCCGGTGCCCTTCCCGCTGCGCTTCATCTCTTCCTACCTGATCCGGGAGGAGGACGGCTGGACGGTCATAGACCCCGGTTTCGACTACCCACCGGCGCGTAGGGTGTGGGAGGAGGCGGCGGGGGATCTCGGGATCGACCTCGACCGTGACCTCTCCCGCATCATCGTCACCCACCTCCACCCGGACCACCTCGGGCTCGCCGGCTGGCTCGAGGCGCTCTCCGGAGCGCCGGTCTGGATGCTCGAGGGTGAGATCGAGAACGCCGGCCGGGTCTGGACCTCGGGGGATGCGGCTGGCCTGGAGGGGTTTCTGCGGCGCAACGGTATGGACCACGATACCGCCCGGGGTGTCGCCTCGTTGACCGGGCGTGAGGTGAGGATGCCGCAGGAGATCTTCGCTCTCCGTCCCGGGGACGAGGTGTCCCTGGGAGAGGGATCTGCCCGCGTGATCCACACGCCGGGACACTCCGACTACCACTTCATGCTCTTCGACGAGGGAAGTGGGCTTCTTCTCGCCGGGGATCATCTCCTGCTCAGGATAACGCCGAACATCGGGCTCTGGCCCTACACGGCCGCGAAGCCGCTCGGGCGCTACCTCGCCTCCCTGCGCTCGTTGCGCGGGCTCGGGGCGAAGACCGTCCTGCCGGGACACGGCCCGCTCTTCCACGACCTCGACGGCAGGATAGACGAGCTGCTCGCCCACCACGCCGAACGGCTGGACGTGATATACGCGGCCTTCGAAGGCCGGCCGGCGACCCCGTTCGAGATCTCACGCCGCGTCTTCCGTAAGGACCTCACCGCCCACGAGATGCGCTTCGCGCTCGCCGAGACCCTCGCCCACCTGGAGTACCTGGAGGACGAGGGGCGGGCCGTGCGCCTGGCGGAGGACGATGTTGTGAGGTATGCCCCCCTCTGA
- a CDS encoding long-chain-fatty-acid--CoA ligase, whose protein sequence is MLQRERPWLSVYGGKLSGEPLQGSLVGFLEEAVRKYPQHVALTGGGRRVSYSELLEMSRALSRALCDLGVKKGDRVGLMLPNCPEYAIGFFGLLGAGAAATQLNPLYVGRELEHILGDSGTETAIVHPSVYRRIKEVQPRTPLRRVICSDEPEGGLEEGDLLLEDMLSSASGPPPEVRIDPGEDLASLQYTSGTTGVSKGAMLTHANLLGGIKQTMDLLIEDPGVFPENGKVVAVAPFFHIFGMTMVLLFGIRMGWNLLTVERFKPDVVMEMIRDEKPVMVPGVATVFIALHNYPGMEHYGLDEVLLYTSGGASVPTELLRSFERRTGRPIWEGYGLSEGAPATFNTYLRGPVPGSIGVPIPGTDARIVDVESGERELSPGEPGELLIKGPQVMKGYWKMPGETRKVLSEDGWLHTGDIVRMDEDGYLYVVDRKKELINASGYKVYPREVEEVLYEHPDVVEAVVIGVPDPYRGETVKAFVVRKEGSTLTEEALISHSRKRLAAYKVPKEVEFREELPKSAVGKLLKRVLVEEERRKAEGRG, encoded by the coding sequence ATGCTGCAACGGGAGAGACCCTGGCTATCCGTCTACGGGGGTAAGCTCTCCGGGGAACCCCTGCAAGGTTCGCTCGTCGGGTTCCTCGAGGAGGCCGTCCGGAAGTACCCGCAGCACGTCGCGCTCACCGGCGGAGGGCGCAGGGTGAGCTACTCCGAGTTACTGGAGATGAGTCGTGCCCTCTCGCGGGCGCTGTGTGATCTCGGGGTGAAGAAGGGCGACCGGGTGGGTCTGATGCTCCCCAACTGCCCCGAGTACGCGATCGGGTTCTTCGGGTTGCTCGGGGCCGGGGCGGCCGCCACGCAGCTCAACCCGCTCTACGTCGGGCGCGAGCTCGAGCACATCCTCGGCGATTCCGGCACGGAGACGGCGATCGTACACCCGTCGGTGTACCGGAGGATCAAAGAGGTCCAGCCCAGGACCCCGCTGCGGCGGGTGATCTGCTCCGACGAACCAGAGGGTGGGCTCGAAGAGGGAGACCTCCTGCTGGAGGACATGCTCTCCTCGGCCTCGGGACCGCCACCCGAGGTGCGGATAGACCCCGGGGAGGATCTCGCCTCGCTGCAGTACACCAGCGGCACGACGGGCGTTTCCAAGGGCGCGATGCTCACCCACGCCAACCTGCTCGGCGGGATCAAGCAGACGATGGACCTCCTGATCGAAGACCCCGGTGTCTTCCCGGAGAACGGCAAGGTCGTCGCCGTGGCGCCCTTCTTCCACATCTTCGGGATGACGATGGTCCTGCTGTTCGGGATCAGGATGGGCTGGAACCTCCTCACGGTCGAGCGCTTCAAACCGGACGTGGTGATGGAGATGATCCGGGACGAGAAACCCGTCATGGTCCCCGGGGTGGCGACGGTCTTCATCGCGCTGCACAACTACCCCGGGATGGAGCACTACGGCCTCGATGAAGTCCTCCTCTACACCTCCGGAGGCGCCAGCGTCCCGACCGAGCTGCTCCGTTCCTTCGAGAGGAGAACGGGGCGTCCGATCTGGGAGGGCTACGGCCTCTCCGAGGGCGCTCCTGCCACCTTCAACACCTATCTGCGCGGTCCCGTCCCGGGGAGCATCGGCGTCCCCATCCCCGGCACCGACGCCAGGATCGTGGACGTGGAAAGCGGGGAGAGGGAGCTTTCCCCGGGAGAGCCTGGAGAGCTGCTCATAAAAGGCCCCCAGGTCATGAAGGGCTACTGGAAGATGCCCGGGGAGACCCGGAAGGTCCTCTCCGAAGATGGCTGGCTGCACACCGGGGACATCGTGCGCATGGACGAGGACGGCTACCTCTACGTGGTGGACCGCAAGAAGGAGCTGATAAACGCCTCGGGCTACAAGGTCTACCCGAGGGAGGTGGAGGAGGTGCTCTACGAGCACCCCGACGTGGTCGAGGCCGTCGTGATAGGCGTCCCCGACCCCTACAGGGGGGAGACGGTCAAAGCCTTCGTGGTCAGGAAGGAGGGTAGCACCCTTACGGAGGAAGCTTTGATCTCGCACAGCAGAAAGAGGCTTGCGGCGTACAAGGTCCCAAAGGAAGTGGAGTTTCGGGAGGAGCTGCCGAAGAGCGCGGTGGGCAAGCTCCTGAAGAGGGTTCTCGTGGAAGAGGAACGCCGGAAGGCGGAGGGTAGAGGGTGA
- a CDS encoding TetR/AcrR family transcriptional regulator yields the protein MARSDTLIDASGDEALAPKQAHLIRSAYKVMGEKGLTRLSLQDVADEAGVSKAILPYYFDSKENLTLLTMRWVLARVARRIHEAIDEVEDAEEKVSAMVDAIFVGPESNRNFYLTFFDFLGYAARNDRFADVGTTFHEICNGLYAEVVKSGQEQGIFAPRDPREAATVVRALVDGLFTQWVQERDWEKTHAAYRDLCKRSILTYLKSADD from the coding sequence GTGGCACGGTCTGACACCCTTATAGACGCCTCCGGCGACGAGGCTCTTGCCCCCAAGCAAGCTCACCTGATAAGGAGCGCTTACAAGGTGATGGGCGAGAAGGGGCTGACGCGTCTCTCGCTACAGGACGTCGCCGACGAGGCGGGGGTGAGCAAGGCCATCCTCCCCTACTACTTCGACTCCAAGGAGAACCTGACGCTGCTGACGATGCGCTGGGTCCTCGCGCGGGTGGCCCGGCGCATCCACGAGGCGATAGACGAGGTCGAGGATGCCGAGGAGAAGGTCTCGGCGATGGTCGACGCGATCTTCGTCGGGCCCGAATCGAACCGCAACTTCTACCTGACCTTCTTCGACTTCCTCGGCTACGCGGCGCGCAACGACCGCTTCGCCGACGTGGGGACGACCTTTCACGAGATCTGCAACGGCCTCTACGCCGAGGTGGTGAAAAGCGGGCAGGAGCAGGGCATCTTCGCGCCGCGCGACCCCCGCGAGGCGGCGACCGTGGTGCGGGCGCTGGTGGACGGGCTCTTCACCCAGTGGGTGCAGGAGAGGGACTGGGAGAAGACGCACGCCGCCTACCGCGACCTGTGCAAGCGTTCGATCCTCACCTACCTGAAGAGCGCCGACGATTAG